One genomic window of Corythoichthys intestinalis isolate RoL2023-P3 chromosome 18, ASM3026506v1, whole genome shotgun sequence includes the following:
- the rnf14 gene encoding E3 ubiquitin-protein ligase RNF14 isoform X2, whose amino-acid sequence MSQDKADQEDELLALASIYEEEFHRADLAQGGEIQLCVKLPPGFKAVVTGEKKTEYNISFLPPLVLNFELPEDYPSANSPSFTISSKWMTRGQMSHLCRRLDELWEENRGCVVLFTWIQFLSEEVLEFLGIQSPLIVTKHESKESGDRSRKADHAAKAVTSPCETSENIRVLKKDKCDQQASAPFDPRAIVSIDTRTDLLPHLLDFDEEQRQKECQHVYCKACMTEYFQIQIRDGNVRCLNCPEPKCSSLATPMQVKQLVDEELFARYDRLLLQYSLDGMADVVYCPRQSCGTAVMVEPDTTMGICSVCQYAFCTLCKMGYHGVSHCKIPAEELRSLRDEYLSATVEGKKFMEQRFGKRVIQKAVEESFSRDWLNENCKNCPYCGTNIQKVDGCNKMTCTSCRHYFCWLCLGLLNKANPYSHFNNPHSPCYKQLFQGVDLDDEDALWSDEEEED is encoded by the exons ATGTCTCAGGACAAGGCAGACCAGGAGGACGAGTTGCTTGCCTTAGCAAGTATCTATGAGGAGGAATTCCATCGAGCGGATTTAGCCCAGGGGGGAGAGATTCAGCTCTGCGTAAAGCTTCCACCcggtttcaaagctgtcgtcacAG GAGAGAAGAAAACCGAATATAATATCAGCTTCTTACCTCCTTTGGTTCTCAACTTTGAGCTCCCTGAAGACTATCCATCTGCAAATTCACCAAGCTTCACTATCAGCTCCAAATGGATGACCAGAGGACAG ATGAGCCATCTTTGCCGACGCTTAGATGAACTATGGGAGGAGAACCGAGGCTGCGTAGTTCTCTTCACGTGGATTCAGTTCCTCAGCGAGGAGGTTTTGGAATTCCTGGGAATCCAGTCTCCACTCATTGTCACCAAGCATGAAAGTAAGGAGAGCGGGGATCGCAGCAGGAAAGCTGATCACGCCGCCAAAG CTGTTACAAGTCCTTGCGAAACCTCAGAGAACATAAGAGTGCTGAAAAAGGACAAGTGTGACCAGCAGGCATCCGCCCCATTTGACCCGCGGGCTATCGTTTCTATTGACACGCGGACCGACCTCCTACCTCATCTGCTGGACTTTGACGAAGAACAGCGGCAGAAG GAgtgccagcacgtctactgcaaAGCCTGCATGACGGAATACTTCCAGATCCAAATAAGGGATGGCAACGTCCGGTGCCTTAATTGCCCGGAGCCCAAGTGCTCCTCTTTAGCCACGCCTATGCAG GTCAAGCAACTGGTAGACGAGGAGCTGTTCGCCCGCTACGACCGCCTGCTACTCCAGTACAGTCTGGACGGCATGGCCGATGTGGTGTACTGCCCCCGCCAGTCCTGCGGAACGGCGGTCATGGTGGAGCCCGACACCACCATGGGCATCTGCTCGGTTTGCCAGTATGCTTTTTGCACGCTGTGCAAGATGGGCTACCACGGGGTCTCTCACTGTAAGATACCTGCAG AGGAATTACGCAGCCTCCGAGATGAGTACCTGTCGGCTACTGTCGAGGGCAAAAAGTTTATGGAACAGCGATTTGGCAAAAGAGTGATCCAGAAAGCCGTGGAAGAGTCCTTCAGCAGAGACTGGCTCAATGAAAACTGCAAAAACTGTCCTTACTGTGGCACAAACATACAG AAAGTGGACGGCTGCAACAAAATGACGTGCACCTCTTGCCGTCATTATTTCTGCTGGTTGTGCCTGGGCCTGCTCAACAAAGCCAACCCGTACAGTCACTTTAACAACCCACACTCGCCCTGCTACAAACA GCTCTTCCAAGGTGTGGATCTGGATGATGAGGATGCCTTATGGAGTGATGAAGAAGAAGAGGACTGA
- the rnf14 gene encoding E3 ubiquitin-protein ligase RNF14 isoform X1, which produces MSQDKADQEDELLALASIYEEEFHRADLAQGGEIQLCVKLPPGFKAVVTGEKKTEYNISFLPPLVLNFELPEDYPSANSPSFTISSKWMTRGQMSHLCRRLDELWEENRGCVVLFTWIQFLSEEVLEFLGIQSPLIVTKHESKESGDRSRKADHAAKAVTSPCETSENIRVLKKDKCDQQASAPFDPRAIVSIDTRTDLLPHLLDFDEEQRQKVFNCTQFCCAICFSEKRGSDCLCFKECQHVYCKACMTEYFQIQIRDGNVRCLNCPEPKCSSLATPMQVKQLVDEELFARYDRLLLQYSLDGMADVVYCPRQSCGTAVMVEPDTTMGICSVCQYAFCTLCKMGYHGVSHCKIPAEELRSLRDEYLSATVEGKKFMEQRFGKRVIQKAVEESFSRDWLNENCKNCPYCGTNIQKVDGCNKMTCTSCRHYFCWLCLGLLNKANPYSHFNNPHSPCYKQLFQGVDLDDEDALWSDEEEED; this is translated from the exons ATGTCTCAGGACAAGGCAGACCAGGAGGACGAGTTGCTTGCCTTAGCAAGTATCTATGAGGAGGAATTCCATCGAGCGGATTTAGCCCAGGGGGGAGAGATTCAGCTCTGCGTAAAGCTTCCACCcggtttcaaagctgtcgtcacAG GAGAGAAGAAAACCGAATATAATATCAGCTTCTTACCTCCTTTGGTTCTCAACTTTGAGCTCCCTGAAGACTATCCATCTGCAAATTCACCAAGCTTCACTATCAGCTCCAAATGGATGACCAGAGGACAG ATGAGCCATCTTTGCCGACGCTTAGATGAACTATGGGAGGAGAACCGAGGCTGCGTAGTTCTCTTCACGTGGATTCAGTTCCTCAGCGAGGAGGTTTTGGAATTCCTGGGAATCCAGTCTCCACTCATTGTCACCAAGCATGAAAGTAAGGAGAGCGGGGATCGCAGCAGGAAAGCTGATCACGCCGCCAAAG CTGTTACAAGTCCTTGCGAAACCTCAGAGAACATAAGAGTGCTGAAAAAGGACAAGTGTGACCAGCAGGCATCCGCCCCATTTGACCCGCGGGCTATCGTTTCTATTGACACGCGGACCGACCTCCTACCTCATCTGCTGGACTTTGACGAAGAACAGCGGCAGAAGGTGTTCAACTGCACTCAGTTCTGCTGCGCCATTTGCTTTTCGGAAAAGCGTGGCTCCGACTGTCTTTGCTTTAAGGAgtgccagcacgtctactgcaaAGCCTGCATGACGGAATACTTCCAGATCCAAATAAGGGATGGCAACGTCCGGTGCCTTAATTGCCCGGAGCCCAAGTGCTCCTCTTTAGCCACGCCTATGCAG GTCAAGCAACTGGTAGACGAGGAGCTGTTCGCCCGCTACGACCGCCTGCTACTCCAGTACAGTCTGGACGGCATGGCCGATGTGGTGTACTGCCCCCGCCAGTCCTGCGGAACGGCGGTCATGGTGGAGCCCGACACCACCATGGGCATCTGCTCGGTTTGCCAGTATGCTTTTTGCACGCTGTGCAAGATGGGCTACCACGGGGTCTCTCACTGTAAGATACCTGCAG AGGAATTACGCAGCCTCCGAGATGAGTACCTGTCGGCTACTGTCGAGGGCAAAAAGTTTATGGAACAGCGATTTGGCAAAAGAGTGATCCAGAAAGCCGTGGAAGAGTCCTTCAGCAGAGACTGGCTCAATGAAAACTGCAAAAACTGTCCTTACTGTGGCACAAACATACAG AAAGTGGACGGCTGCAACAAAATGACGTGCACCTCTTGCCGTCATTATTTCTGCTGGTTGTGCCTGGGCCTGCTCAACAAAGCCAACCCGTACAGTCACTTTAACAACCCACACTCGCCCTGCTACAAACA GCTCTTCCAAGGTGTGGATCTGGATGATGAGGATGCCTTATGGAGTGATGAAGAAGAAGAGGACTGA
- the rnf14 gene encoding E3 ubiquitin-protein ligase RNF14 isoform X3 — MLSPTLVKVRQSIQGEKKTEYNISFLPPLVLNFELPEDYPSANSPSFTISSKWMTRGQMSHLCRRLDELWEENRGCVVLFTWIQFLSEEVLEFLGIQSPLIVTKHESKESGDRSRKADHAAKAVTSPCETSENIRVLKKDKCDQQASAPFDPRAIVSIDTRTDLLPHLLDFDEEQRQKVFNCTQFCCAICFSEKRGSDCLCFKECQHVYCKACMTEYFQIQIRDGNVRCLNCPEPKCSSLATPMQVKQLVDEELFARYDRLLLQYSLDGMADVVYCPRQSCGTAVMVEPDTTMGICSVCQYAFCTLCKMGYHGVSHCKIPAEELRSLRDEYLSATVEGKKFMEQRFGKRVIQKAVEESFSRDWLNENCKNCPYCGTNIQKVDGCNKMTCTSCRHYFCWLCLGLLNKANPYSHFNNPHSPCYKQLFQGVDLDDEDALWSDEEEED, encoded by the exons ATGTTAAGTCCAACATTGGTCAAAGTTCGACAATCCATCCAAG GAGAGAAGAAAACCGAATATAATATCAGCTTCTTACCTCCTTTGGTTCTCAACTTTGAGCTCCCTGAAGACTATCCATCTGCAAATTCACCAAGCTTCACTATCAGCTCCAAATGGATGACCAGAGGACAG ATGAGCCATCTTTGCCGACGCTTAGATGAACTATGGGAGGAGAACCGAGGCTGCGTAGTTCTCTTCACGTGGATTCAGTTCCTCAGCGAGGAGGTTTTGGAATTCCTGGGAATCCAGTCTCCACTCATTGTCACCAAGCATGAAAGTAAGGAGAGCGGGGATCGCAGCAGGAAAGCTGATCACGCCGCCAAAG CTGTTACAAGTCCTTGCGAAACCTCAGAGAACATAAGAGTGCTGAAAAAGGACAAGTGTGACCAGCAGGCATCCGCCCCATTTGACCCGCGGGCTATCGTTTCTATTGACACGCGGACCGACCTCCTACCTCATCTGCTGGACTTTGACGAAGAACAGCGGCAGAAGGTGTTCAACTGCACTCAGTTCTGCTGCGCCATTTGCTTTTCGGAAAAGCGTGGCTCCGACTGTCTTTGCTTTAAGGAgtgccagcacgtctactgcaaAGCCTGCATGACGGAATACTTCCAGATCCAAATAAGGGATGGCAACGTCCGGTGCCTTAATTGCCCGGAGCCCAAGTGCTCCTCTTTAGCCACGCCTATGCAG GTCAAGCAACTGGTAGACGAGGAGCTGTTCGCCCGCTACGACCGCCTGCTACTCCAGTACAGTCTGGACGGCATGGCCGATGTGGTGTACTGCCCCCGCCAGTCCTGCGGAACGGCGGTCATGGTGGAGCCCGACACCACCATGGGCATCTGCTCGGTTTGCCAGTATGCTTTTTGCACGCTGTGCAAGATGGGCTACCACGGGGTCTCTCACTGTAAGATACCTGCAG AGGAATTACGCAGCCTCCGAGATGAGTACCTGTCGGCTACTGTCGAGGGCAAAAAGTTTATGGAACAGCGATTTGGCAAAAGAGTGATCCAGAAAGCCGTGGAAGAGTCCTTCAGCAGAGACTGGCTCAATGAAAACTGCAAAAACTGTCCTTACTGTGGCACAAACATACAG AAAGTGGACGGCTGCAACAAAATGACGTGCACCTCTTGCCGTCATTATTTCTGCTGGTTGTGCCTGGGCCTGCTCAACAAAGCCAACCCGTACAGTCACTTTAACAACCCACACTCGCCCTGCTACAAACA GCTCTTCCAAGGTGTGGATCTGGATGATGAGGATGCCTTATGGAGTGATGAAGAAGAAGAGGACTGA
- the rnf14 gene encoding E3 ubiquitin-protein ligase RNF14 isoform X4, with translation MTRGQMSHLCRRLDELWEENRGCVVLFTWIQFLSEEVLEFLGIQSPLIVTKHESKESGDRSRKADHAAKAVTSPCETSENIRVLKKDKCDQQASAPFDPRAIVSIDTRTDLLPHLLDFDEEQRQKVFNCTQFCCAICFSEKRGSDCLCFKECQHVYCKACMTEYFQIQIRDGNVRCLNCPEPKCSSLATPMQVKQLVDEELFARYDRLLLQYSLDGMADVVYCPRQSCGTAVMVEPDTTMGICSVCQYAFCTLCKMGYHGVSHCKIPAEELRSLRDEYLSATVEGKKFMEQRFGKRVIQKAVEESFSRDWLNENCKNCPYCGTNIQKVDGCNKMTCTSCRHYFCWLCLGLLNKANPYSHFNNPHSPCYKQLFQGVDLDDEDALWSDEEEED, from the exons ATGACCAGAGGACAG ATGAGCCATCTTTGCCGACGCTTAGATGAACTATGGGAGGAGAACCGAGGCTGCGTAGTTCTCTTCACGTGGATTCAGTTCCTCAGCGAGGAGGTTTTGGAATTCCTGGGAATCCAGTCTCCACTCATTGTCACCAAGCATGAAAGTAAGGAGAGCGGGGATCGCAGCAGGAAAGCTGATCACGCCGCCAAAG CTGTTACAAGTCCTTGCGAAACCTCAGAGAACATAAGAGTGCTGAAAAAGGACAAGTGTGACCAGCAGGCATCCGCCCCATTTGACCCGCGGGCTATCGTTTCTATTGACACGCGGACCGACCTCCTACCTCATCTGCTGGACTTTGACGAAGAACAGCGGCAGAAGGTGTTCAACTGCACTCAGTTCTGCTGCGCCATTTGCTTTTCGGAAAAGCGTGGCTCCGACTGTCTTTGCTTTAAGGAgtgccagcacgtctactgcaaAGCCTGCATGACGGAATACTTCCAGATCCAAATAAGGGATGGCAACGTCCGGTGCCTTAATTGCCCGGAGCCCAAGTGCTCCTCTTTAGCCACGCCTATGCAG GTCAAGCAACTGGTAGACGAGGAGCTGTTCGCCCGCTACGACCGCCTGCTACTCCAGTACAGTCTGGACGGCATGGCCGATGTGGTGTACTGCCCCCGCCAGTCCTGCGGAACGGCGGTCATGGTGGAGCCCGACACCACCATGGGCATCTGCTCGGTTTGCCAGTATGCTTTTTGCACGCTGTGCAAGATGGGCTACCACGGGGTCTCTCACTGTAAGATACCTGCAG AGGAATTACGCAGCCTCCGAGATGAGTACCTGTCGGCTACTGTCGAGGGCAAAAAGTTTATGGAACAGCGATTTGGCAAAAGAGTGATCCAGAAAGCCGTGGAAGAGTCCTTCAGCAGAGACTGGCTCAATGAAAACTGCAAAAACTGTCCTTACTGTGGCACAAACATACAG AAAGTGGACGGCTGCAACAAAATGACGTGCACCTCTTGCCGTCATTATTTCTGCTGGTTGTGCCTGGGCCTGCTCAACAAAGCCAACCCGTACAGTCACTTTAACAACCCACACTCGCCCTGCTACAAACA GCTCTTCCAAGGTGTGGATCTGGATGATGAGGATGCCTTATGGAGTGATGAAGAAGAAGAGGACTGA